One genomic segment of Amycolatopsis granulosa includes these proteins:
- a CDS encoding TetR family transcriptional regulator: MTDGDVAATGFRDRLLQGMAAALRERDYHEVTIADVVNHARTSKRTFYEQFGSKQECFVELLRETNARMVRDIAAAVERDAPWQSQARQAVEALIGSMKREPELCLTWMRAAPSLGEAGRALSRETMDSFVTLMRTLADTPELRAAGVIPPSRQLGITLFGGLRELIATTLEEGGDLAGTVEVATEVVTLIMGPRSR; the protein is encoded by the coding sequence GTGACCGACGGCGACGTGGCAGCCACCGGGTTCCGCGACCGGCTCCTGCAGGGCATGGCGGCCGCGCTGCGGGAGCGGGACTACCACGAGGTCACCATCGCCGACGTCGTCAACCACGCCCGCACCTCGAAGCGCACGTTCTACGAGCAGTTCGGGAGCAAACAGGAGTGCTTCGTCGAGCTGCTCCGGGAGACGAACGCCCGGATGGTGCGCGACATCGCGGCCGCGGTCGAGCGGGACGCCCCCTGGCAGTCGCAGGCGCGGCAGGCGGTGGAGGCGCTGATCGGCTCGATGAAGCGCGAACCGGAGCTGTGCCTGACTTGGATGCGGGCCGCACCCTCGCTCGGCGAGGCGGGGCGTGCGCTGTCGCGGGAAACCATGGACTCGTTCGTGACGCTGATGCGGACGCTCGCCGACACGCCGGAACTCCGCGCGGCGGGCGTGATCCCGCCGTCGCGCCAGCTGGGGATCACGCTGTTCGGCGGGTTGCGCGAGCTGATCGCGACCACCCTGGAGGAGGGTGGCGACCTCGCCGGCACGGTGGAGGTCGCGACCGAGGTCGTCACGCTGATCATGGGACCGCGGTCGCGCTGA
- a CDS encoding ABC transporter ATP-binding protein: MAEVSYRQASRLYPGSPPVRAVDSLDLDIADGEFLVLVGPSGSGKSTALRMLAGLEDVDEGAIHIDGKDVTAIPPKDRDIAMVFQSYALYPHMTVAENMGFALKLKRVSKAKIAERVREAAALLDLTPYLDRKPKALSGGQRQRVAMGRAIVREPAVFLMDEPLSNLDAKLRVETRANIAALQKRLGTTTIYVTHDQVEAMTMGHRVAVLKDGKLQQCDTPRNLYERPRNAFVAGFIGSPAMNLKTVTLSPEGARLDGLTVPLPRATMAAARSAGVESVTLGLRPESLRLAGAGEPAAKLVVDLVEELGADAYIHGGVKIGGRVERFVVRTGGRRPPQLGETVEIAVGAPDEVHAFHPETGERLPTAG; this comes from the coding sequence ATGGCTGAGGTCAGCTACCGGCAGGCGTCGCGGCTCTACCCCGGCTCGCCGCCGGTCCGGGCCGTGGACAGCCTCGATCTCGACATCGCCGACGGCGAGTTCCTGGTCCTGGTCGGCCCCTCGGGGTCGGGCAAGTCGACGGCGCTGCGGATGCTCGCCGGGCTGGAGGACGTCGACGAGGGCGCGATCCACATCGACGGCAAGGACGTCACCGCGATCCCACCGAAGGACCGCGACATCGCGATGGTGTTCCAGTCCTACGCGCTCTACCCGCACATGACGGTCGCCGAGAACATGGGCTTCGCGCTCAAGCTCAAGCGCGTGTCCAAGGCCAAGATCGCCGAGCGGGTGCGCGAGGCGGCGGCCCTGCTCGACCTGACCCCGTACCTGGACCGCAAACCGAAGGCGCTGTCCGGCGGGCAGCGGCAGCGGGTCGCGATGGGCCGCGCCATCGTGCGCGAGCCGGCCGTGTTCCTGATGGACGAGCCACTGTCCAACTTGGACGCCAAGCTGCGGGTGGAGACCCGTGCCAACATCGCGGCGTTGCAGAAGCGCCTGGGCACCACCACCATCTACGTCACGCACGACCAGGTCGAGGCCATGACGATGGGCCACCGGGTCGCGGTGCTCAAGGACGGCAAGCTCCAGCAGTGCGACACGCCGCGCAACCTCTACGAGCGGCCGCGCAACGCGTTCGTGGCCGGTTTCATCGGCTCGCCGGCGATGAACCTGAAGACCGTCACCCTCAGCCCCGAGGGCGCGCGGCTCGACGGGCTGACCGTGCCGCTCCCCCGCGCGACGATGGCCGCCGCCCGCTCGGCCGGGGTGGAGTCGGTGACGCTGGGCCTGCGGCCGGAGTCGCTGCGCCTGGCCGGTGCCGGTGAGCCGGCGGCGAAGCTGGTCGTCGACCTGGTCGAGGAGCTGGGCGCCGACGCCTACATCCACGGCGGGGTGAAGATCGGCGGCCGCGTCGAACGGTTCGTGGTCCGCACCGGCGGACGGCGCCCGCCGCAGCTGGGTGAGACCGTCGAGATCGCGGTCGGCGCCCCGGACGAGGTGCACGCCTTCCACCCGGAAACGGGCGAGCGGCTGCCGACGGCGGGCTGA
- the gabT gene encoding 4-aminobutyrate--2-oxoglutarate transaminase gives MTTSTQTGIRQQRRLETAIPGPKSRELMARKTAAVAAGVGTTMPVFAAAAGGGIVVDIDGNHLIDLGSGIAVTTVGASAPRVVDAVRAQAAAFTHTCFMVTPYEGYVAVAEALARLTPGEHAKRTALFNSGAEAVENAVKIARAHTGRNAVVVFDHAYHGRTNLTMAMTAKNMPYKHGFGPFAPEVYRAPLSYPLRDGGLDGATAASRALDVVDKQVGAANLAALVIEPIQGEGGFIEPAPGFLPALAAWCRAHGVVFVADEVQTGFARTGDWFACEHEAVVPDLIVTAKGIAGGLPLSAVTGRAEIMDAVHTGGLGGTYGGNPLACAAALAAIETIETDGLVTRAQEIGELLTTRLRGLADPRIGDVRGRGAMIAAELVHPGTGEPDPALAKAVATAAHERGVIVLTCGTHGNVLRFLPPLTIGDDLLHDAMDVLGEAFAG, from the coding sequence ATGACCACCAGCACCCAGACAGGTATCCGGCAGCAGCGGCGGCTGGAGACGGCGATCCCGGGACCGAAGTCCCGGGAACTGATGGCGCGCAAGACCGCGGCGGTCGCCGCGGGGGTCGGCACGACGATGCCGGTCTTCGCGGCCGCGGCCGGCGGCGGCATCGTGGTCGACATCGACGGCAACCACCTGATCGACCTCGGCTCGGGCATCGCGGTCACCACCGTGGGCGCCAGCGCGCCGCGGGTCGTCGACGCGGTGCGCGCTCAGGCCGCCGCGTTCACGCACACCTGCTTCATGGTCACCCCCTACGAGGGCTACGTCGCCGTCGCCGAGGCGCTCGCCCGGCTCACCCCGGGCGAGCACGCCAAGCGCACCGCGTTGTTCAATTCCGGCGCCGAGGCGGTGGAAAACGCCGTGAAGATCGCCCGCGCGCACACCGGCCGCAACGCCGTGGTGGTGTTCGACCACGCCTACCACGGCCGCACCAACCTGACGATGGCGATGACCGCCAAGAACATGCCCTACAAGCACGGGTTCGGGCCGTTCGCGCCGGAGGTCTACCGGGCGCCGCTGTCCTACCCGCTGCGCGACGGCGGCCTGGACGGCGCGACCGCGGCGAGCCGGGCACTGGACGTGGTCGACAAGCAGGTCGGCGCCGCGAACCTGGCGGCGCTGGTGATCGAGCCGATCCAGGGCGAGGGCGGGTTCATCGAGCCCGCGCCCGGATTCCTGCCCGCGCTGGCCGCGTGGTGCCGCGCGCACGGGGTCGTGTTCGTCGCCGACGAGGTGCAGACGGGCTTCGCCCGCACCGGTGACTGGTTCGCCTGCGAGCACGAGGCGGTGGTGCCCGATCTGATCGTGACCGCCAAGGGCATCGCGGGTGGCCTGCCGCTGTCGGCGGTGACCGGCCGCGCGGAGATCATGGACGCCGTGCACACCGGCGGGCTGGGCGGCACCTACGGCGGGAATCCGCTGGCCTGCGCTGCCGCGCTGGCCGCCATCGAGACCATCGAGACCGACGGGCTCGTGACGCGGGCCCAGGAGATCGGCGAGCTGCTGACCACGCGGCTGCGCGGGCTGGCCGATCCGCGGATCGGCGACGTGCGCGGCCGGGGAGCGATGATCGCCGCCGAGCTGGTGCACCCGGGCACCGGCGAACCGGACCCGGCACTGGCGAAGGCGGTCGCGACGGCCGCCCACGAGCGCGGCGTGATCGTGCTGACCTGCGGGACCCATGGCAACGTCCTGCGTTTCCTGCCCCCGCTGACGATCGGCGACGACCTCCTGCACGACGCCATGGACGTGCTCGGGGAGGCGTTCGCGGGCTAG
- a CDS encoding ROK family protein: MTVPGPQTSARQSSLRANNLALVARTVCASARPLSRADVAAATSMTRTTATRLADELVAAGVLGEIEPAGGGRRGRPATPLVPGSRLAALGLQVNAGFLAVRVIDLRGRVVAEALEHADLVDSDPAGALARLGTLAARVLGGLPGELRLVGAGLALPGIVAVGDDTLLRAPNLGWSGVRPADLLDPAAVAGLPLRVGNEANLAARTVAEVAPGRPGPFADFVYLSGEIGIGGAAVVGGAVMTGRHGWAGEIGHVCADPAGPACRCGSTGCLETYAGRDALLAAAGLPAASTPAHLAELAAAGDARARAAVTAAAQALGVALAGVINVLDIPTVVLGGHLAQVADLLRPELAGRLRARVLSARWTPPAIHAAPDHPAAGATGAAYRELAAVLTDPVRWLG, encoded by the coding sequence GTGACCGTCCCCGGCCCGCAGACCAGCGCACGTCAGTCCAGCCTGCGGGCGAACAACCTCGCGCTGGTGGCGCGGACCGTGTGCGCGTCGGCCCGGCCGCTGTCGCGGGCGGACGTGGCGGCGGCGACCTCGATGACCCGCACCACGGCGACGCGGCTGGCCGACGAGCTGGTGGCGGCCGGGGTGCTCGGCGAGATCGAGCCGGCCGGCGGCGGCCGGCGCGGGCGGCCGGCCACTCCCCTGGTCCCCGGGTCCCGGCTCGCCGCGCTGGGATTGCAGGTCAACGCCGGGTTCCTGGCGGTGCGGGTGATCGACCTGCGGGGCCGCGTGGTCGCCGAGGCGCTGGAGCACGCGGACCTGGTGGACAGCGACCCGGCGGGCGCACTGGCCCGGCTGGGCACGCTGGCGGCGCGGGTGCTCGGCGGGCTGCCCGGCGAGCTGCGGCTGGTCGGCGCGGGTCTCGCGCTGCCCGGCATCGTCGCCGTGGGGGACGACACCCTGTTGCGCGCCCCGAACCTCGGCTGGTCCGGCGTGCGCCCGGCGGATCTGCTGGACCCGGCCGCGGTGGCGGGACTGCCGCTGCGGGTGGGCAACGAGGCGAACCTGGCCGCTCGCACGGTCGCCGAGGTCGCGCCCGGCCGCCCCGGGCCGTTCGCCGACTTCGTGTACCTCTCCGGCGAGATCGGTATCGGCGGCGCGGCGGTGGTGGGCGGTGCGGTGATGACGGGGCGGCACGGGTGGGCCGGGGAGATCGGGCACGTGTGCGCCGACCCGGCGGGCCCGGCGTGCCGGTGCGGGTCGACCGGCTGCCTGGAAACCTACGCGGGCCGGGACGCGCTGCTCGCCGCCGCCGGGTTGCCGGCCGCCTCCACCCCGGCGCACCTCGCCGAGCTGGCCGCGGCGGGCGACGCCCGGGCACGGGCGGCGGTGACGGCGGCGGCCCAGGCGCTGGGAGTGGCGCTGGCCGGGGTGATCAACGTGCTGGACATCCCGACGGTGGTGCTCGGCGGGCACCTGGCGCAGGTCGCCGACCTGCTGCGGCCGGAACTGGCGGGCCGGCTGCGCGCGCGGGTGCTGTCCGCCAGGTGGACCCCGCCGGCGATCCACGCGGCGCCGGACCACCCCGCTGCGGGCGCGACCGGCGCCGCCTACCGCGAGCTGGCCGCGGTCCTGACCGACCCGGTCCGGTGGCTCGGCTGA
- a CDS encoding PP2C family protein-serine/threonine phosphatase encodes MVSESDRLASALPTGLDAGWDDAPYPAVLAGPDGTVHAVNRAARILFPALRPGALLAESACEWLCAAHAAAEPTAASGWIGDQTFDARPVPRPGGAVTWWLAETGDLRRAREALRLERKRTTFLSNASNALLGSLNVQRIMEVAADLAAGHLADAAWIVAPGTRRRYPAVGCVRGEHPRPVLLEIDPDELPGLAEALQGFPPVPSRWIDPAQAPSWIVPDGFGDAGSVVVTPLPGHGVPAGALILLRHTEQQAFSADEEVFARLFAARSGAAMSAARLFEQQSAVTDTLTEELLPPVLRQIDGVGFAGGYRPAQDGDRLGGDFYDVHRTAGGESLALLGDVCGKGLQAAVLTGKIRNTMQALLPMADDHARMLRLLNSSLLSSRHTRFATLALASASRRGTEVRLRVTSAGHLPPLVVRADGRVEEVTCRGSLIGVLPEIDSSTEEVVLAPGETCLLYTDGITEARGGPLGGEMFGEDRLRRVLAECAGMPAEAVVERVQMLATEWVGGGAHDDMALLAITAPRVTGG; translated from the coding sequence ATGGTGAGTGAATCCGACCGTCTCGCTTCCGCGTTGCCCACCGGGCTGGACGCGGGCTGGGACGATGCCCCGTACCCCGCCGTGCTCGCCGGGCCGGACGGTACCGTGCACGCGGTCAACCGGGCCGCGCGCATCCTCTTCCCCGCACTGCGCCCCGGCGCCCTCCTGGCCGAGTCCGCGTGCGAGTGGCTGTGCGCCGCCCACGCGGCCGCCGAGCCCACGGCCGCGAGCGGCTGGATCGGCGACCAGACCTTCGACGCGCGCCCCGTCCCGCGCCCCGGCGGCGCGGTGACGTGGTGGCTGGCGGAGACCGGCGACCTCCGCCGGGCGCGGGAGGCCCTGCGGCTGGAGCGCAAGCGCACCACGTTCCTCAGCAACGCCTCGAACGCGCTGCTCGGCTCCCTCAACGTGCAGCGCATCATGGAGGTCGCCGCGGACCTGGCCGCCGGTCATCTGGCCGACGCCGCGTGGATCGTCGCGCCGGGCACGCGCCGCCGGTACCCGGCCGTCGGGTGCGTGCGCGGCGAGCACCCGCGCCCGGTCCTGCTCGAGATCGACCCGGACGAGCTGCCCGGCCTCGCCGAGGCGCTGCAAGGGTTCCCGCCGGTGCCCTCCCGCTGGATCGACCCGGCGCAGGCCCCGTCGTGGATCGTGCCGGACGGGTTCGGTGACGCCGGCTCCGTCGTGGTCACCCCGCTGCCCGGGCACGGCGTGCCCGCGGGCGCGCTGATCCTCCTGCGCCACACCGAACAGCAGGCCTTCAGCGCGGACGAAGAGGTGTTCGCCCGGCTGTTCGCGGCCCGGTCGGGTGCGGCGATGTCCGCGGCGCGCCTGTTCGAGCAGCAGAGCGCGGTCACCGACACGCTCACCGAGGAGCTCCTGCCGCCGGTGCTGCGGCAGATCGACGGTGTGGGGTTCGCCGGGGGCTACCGTCCCGCCCAGGACGGCGACCGGCTCGGCGGCGACTTCTACGACGTGCACCGGACCGCGGGCGGCGAATCCCTGGCGCTGCTCGGCGACGTGTGCGGCAAGGGCCTGCAGGCCGCCGTGCTCACCGGCAAGATCCGCAACACCATGCAGGCGCTGCTGCCGATGGCGGACGATCACGCCCGGATGCTCCGCCTGCTCAACTCCTCGCTGCTGAGCTCGCGGCACACCCGGTTCGCGACGCTGGCGCTGGCATCGGCCTCCCGCCGCGGCACCGAGGTCCGGTTGCGCGTCACCAGCGCCGGGCACCTGCCGCCGCTGGTGGTGCGCGCCGACGGGCGGGTCGAGGAGGTGACCTGCCGGGGCAGCCTGATCGGGGTGCTGCCGGAGATCGACAGCTCCACCGAGGAGGTCGTCCTCGCGCCGGGCGAGACCTGCCTGCTCTACACCGACGGCATCACCGAGGCCCGCGGCGGACCGCTCGGCGGGGAGATGTTCGGGGAGGACCGGCTGCGCCGCGTCCTCGCCGAATGCGCCGGAATGCCCGCCGAGGCGGTCGTGGAGCGCGTGCAGATGCTCGCCACCGAGTGGGTGGGCGGCGGCGCGCACGACGA
- a CDS encoding cytochrome P450 — protein MTALARLRDGAKPAVRWGVAHALPRTVLRAAARRGDLQARLVAEAAVSPTSALTGLFDEIRAHGPLYQGSFACVTTSHAAVREVLTSNDFRTGVGMATDGVLARLGEWSASEALNPITPPSLLATEPPEHTRYRKLVTRVFTVRAVEKLRVRTEEIARGLLDALDPDGPVDLIESYCALLPVTVIAEILGVPPEDRRRVLELGTAAAPSLDMGLSWREFRAVESALAEFDAWLGDHLDRLRARPGDNLLSQLVAAREDGVGLTDLELRSTAGLVLAAGFETTVNLLGNGIALLHDHPGQLAALRAEPSRWPNAVEEILRVDPPVLLTGRTCLRDTEVCGVPVRAGSVVTTILAGANRDPAVFADPGRFDVRRENAREHISFSAGRHYCLGAALARMEGEVGLRALFDRYPQLRLTPGARRRTTRILRGFEHLPARLSGQS, from the coding sequence GTGACGGCACTGGCGCGTCTGCGGGACGGCGCGAAACCGGCGGTGCGGTGGGGCGTCGCCCATGCACTTCCCCGCACCGTGCTGCGCGCGGCCGCCCGGCGCGGGGATCTGCAGGCCCGGCTGGTCGCCGAGGCCGCCGTGTCGCCCACCTCCGCGCTCACCGGGCTGTTCGACGAGATCCGCGCGCACGGCCCGCTGTACCAGGGGTCGTTCGCCTGCGTCACGACCAGCCACGCCGCGGTTCGCGAGGTGCTGACCAGCAACGACTTCCGCACCGGGGTCGGCATGGCCACCGACGGGGTGCTGGCGCGGCTGGGCGAGTGGTCGGCGAGCGAGGCCCTGAACCCGATCACGCCGCCGTCGCTGCTGGCGACCGAGCCGCCGGAGCACACGCGCTACCGCAAGCTGGTGACCCGCGTCTTCACCGTCCGCGCCGTGGAGAAGCTGCGGGTGCGCACCGAGGAGATCGCCCGCGGCCTGCTCGACGCGCTGGATCCGGACGGGCCGGTCGACCTGATCGAGTCCTACTGCGCGCTGCTGCCGGTGACCGTGATCGCCGAGATCCTCGGCGTGCCGCCGGAGGACCGGCGGCGGGTGCTCGAGCTGGGGACGGCGGCCGCGCCGAGCCTCGACATGGGCCTGTCCTGGCGGGAGTTCCGGGCGGTGGAGTCGGCACTGGCCGAGTTCGACGCGTGGCTCGGCGATCACCTGGACCGCCTGCGGGCCCGTCCGGGCGACAACCTGCTCAGCCAGCTGGTGGCCGCGCGCGAGGACGGTGTGGGGCTGACCGATCTGGAGCTGCGCTCGACGGCCGGGCTGGTGCTCGCGGCCGGGTTCGAGACGACCGTGAACCTGCTCGGCAACGGCATCGCCCTCTTGCACGACCATCCCGGGCAGCTCGCGGCGCTGCGGGCGGAACCGTCGCGGTGGCCGAACGCGGTCGAGGAGATCCTGCGCGTCGACCCGCCCGTGCTGCTCACCGGCCGCACGTGCCTGCGCGACACCGAGGTCTGCGGGGTGCCGGTGCGCGCGGGCTCGGTGGTGACGACGATCCTGGCCGGCGCGAACCGCGATCCGGCGGTCTTCGCCGACCCCGGCCGGTTCGACGTGCGACGGGAGAACGCGCGCGAGCACATCTCGTTCTCGGCCGGCCGCCACTACTGCCTCGGCGCCGCGCTGGCCCGTATGGAGGGCGAGGTCGGGCTGCGCGCGCTGTTCGACCGTTACCCGCAGCTGCGGCTGACGCCGGGTGCGCGGCGCCGGACAACGCGCATCCTGCGCGGGTTCGAGCACCTGCCCGCGCGCCTCAGTGGACAGTCCTAA
- a CDS encoding ROK family transcriptional regulator, whose protein sequence is MGAQAMRRHNVALVMESIARDAPVSRVELARRTGLTKATVSSLVAELTGAELVRDLGPEPGHAPGRPAGRLVLDPYGPVALGLEFGSGHIAGVLLDLSGRPLARQLRRFDVAGAGAPDGVRAARPVLRQLFDEATTAGRLVAGVGVAVGGTVSRGLVSALPLGWHGVDVRGLVVAELRALDLHGLDVLVAGEVACAALAEYQAGAARDWLYLGGEEVIGLAPLDPAARLAGDLGHVPVRRRGEPCPCGGRGCLDRYAGRAAMAEAAGLADAGVARLLGGEEPLAGRVRQQDPAALRALHRASEALADALIGVRALLAPETIVLGGRLAGLGEAFRRAVVGRLGPGLTVRLSRLGPDAALRGAAGRVIARVVADPLAWIEG, encoded by the coding sequence ATGGGTGCGCAGGCGATGCGGCGGCACAACGTCGCCCTGGTCATGGAGTCGATCGCCCGGGATGCCCCGGTGTCGCGGGTCGAGCTCGCGCGGCGGACCGGGCTGACGAAGGCGACCGTGTCGAGCCTGGTCGCGGAGTTGACCGGGGCGGAGCTGGTGCGCGACCTCGGACCGGAGCCGGGGCACGCACCGGGCCGGCCGGCCGGGCGCCTCGTGCTCGACCCGTACGGGCCGGTCGCGCTCGGCCTGGAGTTCGGCTCAGGGCACATCGCGGGCGTGCTCCTGGACCTGTCCGGGCGCCCGCTCGCCCGGCAGCTGCGGCGGTTCGACGTGGCCGGGGCGGGCGCGCCGGACGGGGTGCGCGCGGCCCGTCCGGTGCTGCGGCAGCTGTTCGACGAGGCCACCACCGCCGGACGGCTGGTCGCGGGCGTGGGGGTCGCGGTCGGCGGGACGGTGTCGCGGGGCCTGGTCTCGGCGTTGCCGCTGGGCTGGCACGGGGTGGACGTGCGGGGGCTGGTCGTGGCCGAGCTGCGGGCGCTCGACCTGCACGGGCTGGACGTGCTGGTGGCCGGTGAGGTGGCGTGCGCGGCGCTGGCGGAGTACCAGGCCGGGGCGGCACGGGACTGGCTGTACCTGGGTGGGGAGGAGGTGATCGGGCTCGCGCCGCTCGACCCGGCCGCGAGGCTCGCCGGCGATCTCGGGCACGTGCCGGTGCGCCGCCGCGGCGAGCCGTGCCCGTGCGGCGGACGCGGGTGCCTGGACCGCTACGCCGGCCGCGCGGCGATGGCGGAGGCCGCCGGGCTGGCGGACGCCGGGGTGGCGCGGCTGCTGGGCGGCGAGGAACCGCTGGCGGGCCGGGTCCGGCAGCAGGACCCGGCGGCGCTGCGGGCGCTGCACCGTGCGAGTGAGGCCCTGGCCGATGCCCTGATCGGGGTGCGCGCCCTGCTCGCGCCGGAGACGATCGTGCTCGGTGGCCGGCTGGCGGGTCTGGGCGAGGCGTTCCGGCGCGCGGTGGTGGGCCGGCTCGGGCCCGGGCTGACGGTGCGGTTGTCGCGGCTGGGCCCGGATGCGGCGCTGCGTGGCGCGGCGGGACGGGTGATCGCGCGGGTGGTCGCGGACCCGCTCGCCTGGATCGAGGGCTGA
- a CDS encoding OsmC family protein has translation MSREHGYQVTVTWSGTTGEGYRAYDRGHDITADGKPVIAATADPAFLGDPSRWNPEELLVASLSQCHMLTYLALCARHRITVTGYRDTATGRMAETPDGGGHFTEVTLHPVVTVATAEDAERATELHHRAHQLCFIANSVSFPVRHVPETKIA, from the coding sequence ATGAGCAGAGAACACGGCTACCAGGTCACCGTCACCTGGAGCGGCACCACCGGCGAGGGCTACCGGGCCTACGACCGCGGCCACGACATCACCGCCGACGGCAAACCCGTGATCGCCGCCACCGCCGACCCGGCGTTCCTCGGCGACCCCTCCCGCTGGAACCCGGAGGAGCTGCTGGTGGCCTCGCTGTCGCAGTGCCACATGCTGACCTACCTGGCGTTGTGCGCGCGGCACCGCATCACCGTCACCGGCTACCGCGACACCGCGACCGGCCGGATGGCCGAAACGCCGGACGGCGGCGGGCACTTCACCGAGGTGACCCTGCACCCGGTCGTCACCGTGGCGACGGCGGAGGACGCCGAGCGGGCCACCGAGCTGCACCACCGCGCGCACCAGTTGTGCTTCATCGCGAACTCGGTGTCGTTCCCGGTCCGGCACGTCCCGGAGACCAAGATCGCCTAG
- a CDS encoding class I SAM-dependent methyltransferase, translating to MGVYHQQVLPRLVHLVGGVQAVAPHRARACAGLHGRVLEIGFGSGLNIPFYPPAVTAVCAVEPSDVAWKLARQRVAGSRVPIERVGLDGQSVPLPDDSCDTALSTYTLCTIPDVGAALRELRRVLKPGGALHFFDHGLAPDEEVRRWQHRLDPLQVRLFGGCHLTRPITGLLGEAGFELHEVEQFYEKGAPKPWAAASLGVAVSR from the coding sequence ATGGGCGTTTACCACCAGCAGGTGCTGCCACGGCTGGTCCACCTCGTGGGCGGGGTGCAGGCGGTGGCACCGCACCGTGCCCGGGCCTGCGCGGGGCTGCACGGCCGGGTGCTGGAGATCGGGTTCGGCTCGGGACTCAACATCCCGTTCTACCCGCCCGCGGTGACCGCCGTGTGCGCGGTCGAGCCGTCCGACGTCGCGTGGAAGCTGGCGCGGCAGCGGGTGGCCGGGTCGCGGGTGCCGATCGAGCGGGTGGGCCTGGACGGGCAGTCGGTGCCGTTGCCGGACGACAGCTGCGACACCGCGCTGTCCACGTACACGTTGTGCACGATCCCGGACGTGGGTGCCGCGCTGCGGGAGCTGCGGCGGGTGCTGAAACCGGGTGGCGCACTGCACTTCTTCGACCACGGCCTGGCTCCGGACGAGGAGGTGCGGCGGTGGCAGCACCGCCTGGACCCGCTACAGGTCCGGCTCTTCGGCGGCTGCCACCTGACGCGCCCGATCACCGGTCTGCTCGGCGAGGCGGGCTTCGAACTGCACGAGGTCGAGCAGTTCTACGAAAAGGGCGCACCGAAACCGTGGGCGGCCGCCTCGCTCGGCGTGGCGGTGTCGCGTTAG
- the xylA gene encoding xylose isomerase, whose product MVRRPIPEDKFSFGLWTVGWTGTDPFGGPSRPALDPWEYAGKLAELGAWGITFHDNDVFPFDADPATRRRLTGRLKDAADQAGLVIEMVTTNTFSHPVFKDGGLTSNDRGVRRFALRKVLQAADLAAEMGATTFVMWGGREGAEYDGAKDLHAVFERYKEGLDTVAGYIKSQGYDLRIGLEPKPNEPRGDIFLPTVGHALALIAQLEHGDIVGLNPETGHEQMAGLNYTHALGQALWSGKLFHLDLNGQRGLKYDQDLVFGHGDLISAFFTVDLLENGFPGSPDAPRYTGPRHFDYRPSRTEYLDGIWDSARACMATYLMLAEKTKAFRADPRVRRAWERAGVLELAEPTLAAGESVADFLAADDGFDPGKAARRDFGFVQLQQLALEHLLG is encoded by the coding sequence ATGGTGCGCCGACCGATCCCCGAGGACAAGTTCTCCTTCGGCCTGTGGACCGTCGGCTGGACCGGCACCGACCCCTTCGGCGGGCCGAGCCGGCCGGCGTTGGATCCGTGGGAGTACGCCGGCAAGCTCGCCGAACTGGGCGCGTGGGGCATCACCTTCCACGACAACGACGTCTTCCCCTTCGACGCCGACCCGGCCACCAGGCGCAGGCTCACCGGACGGCTCAAGGACGCGGCGGACCAGGCCGGCCTCGTCATCGAGATGGTCACCACCAACACCTTCAGCCACCCGGTGTTCAAGGACGGCGGCCTGACCTCCAACGACCGGGGTGTGCGCCGCTTCGCGCTGCGCAAGGTACTGCAGGCGGCCGACCTGGCGGCCGAGATGGGCGCGACCACGTTCGTGATGTGGGGCGGGCGCGAGGGCGCCGAATACGACGGCGCCAAGGACCTGCACGCCGTGTTCGAGCGGTACAAGGAGGGCCTGGACACCGTCGCCGGCTACATCAAGTCGCAGGGCTACGACCTGCGCATCGGCCTGGAGCCGAAGCCGAACGAGCCGCGCGGCGACATCTTCCTGCCCACTGTCGGCCACGCCCTGGCGCTCATCGCGCAGCTGGAGCACGGCGACATCGTCGGCCTCAACCCGGAAACCGGGCACGAGCAGATGGCGGGCCTCAACTACACCCACGCGCTGGGACAGGCGCTGTGGAGCGGGAAACTGTTCCACCTCGACCTGAACGGGCAGCGCGGGCTCAAGTACGACCAGGACCTGGTGTTCGGCCACGGCGACCTGATCTCCGCGTTCTTCACCGTCGACCTGCTGGAGAACGGGTTTCCGGGCTCCCCGGACGCGCCCCGCTACACCGGGCCGCGGCACTTCGACTACAGGCCGTCCCGCACCGAGTACCTCGACGGGATCTGGGACTCGGCGCGGGCCTGCATGGCGACGTACCTGATGCTGGCGGAGAAGACGAAGGCGTTCCGCGCCGACCCCCGCGTGCGGCGGGCGTGGGAGCGGGCCGGCGTGCTCGAGCTGGCCGAGCCGACACTCGCCGCGGGCGAGTCGGTGGCGGACTTCCTGGCCGCCGACGACGGTTTCGACCCCGGGAAGGCCGCCCGGCGCGACTTCGGGTTCGTCCAGTTGCAGCAGCTGGCGCTCGAACATCTGCTCGGCTGA